The following proteins come from a genomic window of Malus sylvestris chromosome 4, drMalSylv7.2, whole genome shotgun sequence:
- the LOC126617836 gene encoding uncharacterized WD repeat-containing protein C2A9.03-like isoform X8, translated as MSYHQGYQFDYMVDEGDMSDFVEDVEEENQGGDMGLDEYDMLTKVSDTSSAQARKGKDIQGIPWERLNITREKYRLTRLEQYRNYENIPLSGEAVDKECKQMQKGGSYYDFFHNTRLVKPTILHFQLRNLVWATSKHDVYLMSNFSVMHWSSLSGNLSEVLNFAGHVAPTEKHAGSLLEGFMQTQISTLAVKDNFLVAGGFQGELTCKSLDKQGVSFCTRTTHDDNAITNAVEIYDRLGGGMHFMASNNDCGIREYDMEKFQLLNHFRFPWPVNHTSISPDRRLVAVVGDHVDALLMDSQNGKTIAKVVGHLDYSFASAWHPDGRIFATGNQDKTSRVWDIRNLSLPVAVLKNNLGAARSIRFSSDGQFMVVAEPADFVHIYSTKADYKVRQEIDFFGEISGVSMSPDDESLYIGIWDRTYASLLQYSRRHTYGYLDSYF; from the exons ATGTCTTACCATCAGGGCTATCAATTCGATTATATGGTGGATGAAGGGGACATGTCTGATTTTGTCGAGGATGTGGAGGAAGAAAATCAAGGTGGAGATATGGGTCTTGATGAATATGACATG CTAACCAAAGTGTCAGATACGTCATCTGCACAAGCGAGAAAGGGAAAGGACATTCAAGGTATTCCATGGGAAAGGTTGAACATAACAAGGGAAAAATACAGATTGACGAGGCTAGAACAGTACAGGAATTATGAGAACATCCCTTTATCTGGGGAAGCTGTGGACAAG GAGTGCAAACAAATGCAGAAAGGTGGAAGCTACTATGACTTCTTCCATAATACAAGACTGGTTAAACCTACAATCCTTCATTTCCAG CTGAGAAATTTGGTTTGGGCCACTTCAAAGCATGATGTCTACCTCATGTCCAACTTTTCAGTCATGCATTGGTCTTCTCTATCTGGGAATTTGTctgaggttctcaattttgcaGGACATGTTGCCCCAACAGAG AAACATGCAGGAAGTTTATTGGAGGGTTTTATGCAGACTCAGATAAGCACACTGGCAGTCAAGGACAATTTTCTTGTTGCTGGTGGCTTTCAAGGAGAGCTTACTTGTAAA TCTCTTGATAAACAAGGAGTAAGTTTCTGTACCCGGACCACACATGATGACAATGCCATCACAAATGCTGTTGAAATATACGATAGATTGGG GGGTGGAATGCATTTCATGGCATCCAATAATGACTGCGGCATAAGAGAATATGACATGGAGAAGTTTCAGCTTTTGAATCACTTTCGTTTCCCTTGGCCAGTGAAT CATACATCAATAAGCCCAGATCGTAGGCTTGTTGCCGTTGTTGGTGATCATGTAGATGCATTGCTCATGGATTCGCAGAATGGGAAG ACTATTGCTAAGGTCGTTGGTCATCTGGATTACTCTTTTGCGTCAGCATGGCATCCTGATGGTCGCATATTTGCCACCGGAAACCAGGACAAGACTTCCCGAGTCTGGGACATAAGAAATCTGTCATTGCCAGTTGCTGTTCTGAAGAATAACTTGGGTGCTGCTAGGTCAATTCGCTTTTCATCTGATGGTCAGTTCATGGTGGTTGCCGAACCTGCGGATTTTGTGCATATATACAGCACAAAGGCAGATTACAAAGTGCGGCAAGAGATTGATTTCTTTGGGGAGATATCCGGTGTATCAATGAGTCCTGATGACGAGTCTCTGTATATAGGAATCTGGGACCGAACATACGCCAGCTTGCTACAGTATAGCAGGAGGCATACGTACGGATATCTGGATTCCTATTTTTGA
- the LOC126617836 gene encoding uncharacterized WD repeat-containing protein C2A9.03-like isoform X3 — MSYHQGYQFDYMVDEGDMSDFVEDVEEENQGGDMGLDEYDMFEQLTKVSDTSSAQARKGKDIQGIPWERLNITREKYRLTRLEQYRNYENIPLSGEAVDKECKQMQKGGSYYDFFHNTRLVKPTILHFQLRNLVWATSKHDVYLMSNFSVMHWSSLSGNLSEVLNFAGHVAPTEVVQPPVHNVYDLVSLKENKKHAGSLLEGFMQTQISTLAVKDNFLVAGGFQGELTCKSLDKQGVSFCTRTTHDDNAITNAVEIYDRLGGGMHFMASNNDCGIREYDMEKFQLLNHFRFPWPVNHTSISPDRRLVAVVGDHVDALLMDSQNGKTIAKVVGHLDYSFASAWHPDGRIFATGNQDKTSRVWDIRNLSLPVAVLKNNLGAARSIRFSSDGQFMVVAEPADFVHIYSTKADYKVRQEIDFFGEISGVSMSPDDESLYIGIWDRTYASLLQYSRRHTYGYLDSYF; from the exons ATGTCTTACCATCAGGGCTATCAATTCGATTATATGGTGGATGAAGGGGACATGTCTGATTTTGTCGAGGATGTGGAGGAAGAAAATCAAGGTGGAGATATGGGTCTTGATGAATATGACATG tttGAGCAGCTAACCAAAGTGTCAGATACGTCATCTGCACAAGCGAGAAAGGGAAAGGACATTCAAGGTATTCCATGGGAAAGGTTGAACATAACAAGGGAAAAATACAGATTGACGAGGCTAGAACAGTACAGGAATTATGAGAACATCCCTTTATCTGGGGAAGCTGTGGACAAG GAGTGCAAACAAATGCAGAAAGGTGGAAGCTACTATGACTTCTTCCATAATACAAGACTGGTTAAACCTACAATCCTTCATTTCCAG CTGAGAAATTTGGTTTGGGCCACTTCAAAGCATGATGTCTACCTCATGTCCAACTTTTCAGTCATGCATTGGTCTTCTCTATCTGGGAATTTGTctgaggttctcaattttgcaGGACATGTTGCCCCAACAGAGGTAGTACAACCTCCTGTACATAATGTGTATGATCTAGTTTctttgaaagaaaataaa AAACATGCAGGAAGTTTATTGGAGGGTTTTATGCAGACTCAGATAAGCACACTGGCAGTCAAGGACAATTTTCTTGTTGCTGGTGGCTTTCAAGGAGAGCTTACTTGTAAA TCTCTTGATAAACAAGGAGTAAGTTTCTGTACCCGGACCACACATGATGACAATGCCATCACAAATGCTGTTGAAATATACGATAGATTGGG GGGTGGAATGCATTTCATGGCATCCAATAATGACTGCGGCATAAGAGAATATGACATGGAGAAGTTTCAGCTTTTGAATCACTTTCGTTTCCCTTGGCCAGTGAAT CATACATCAATAAGCCCAGATCGTAGGCTTGTTGCCGTTGTTGGTGATCATGTAGATGCATTGCTCATGGATTCGCAGAATGGGAAG ACTATTGCTAAGGTCGTTGGTCATCTGGATTACTCTTTTGCGTCAGCATGGCATCCTGATGGTCGCATATTTGCCACCGGAAACCAGGACAAGACTTCCCGAGTCTGGGACATAAGAAATCTGTCATTGCCAGTTGCTGTTCTGAAGAATAACTTGGGTGCTGCTAGGTCAATTCGCTTTTCATCTGATGGTCAGTTCATGGTGGTTGCCGAACCTGCGGATTTTGTGCATATATACAGCACAAAGGCAGATTACAAAGTGCGGCAAGAGATTGATTTCTTTGGGGAGATATCCGGTGTATCAATGAGTCCTGATGACGAGTCTCTGTATATAGGAATCTGGGACCGAACATACGCCAGCTTGCTACAGTATAGCAGGAGGCATACGTACGGATATCTGGATTCCTATTTTTGA
- the LOC126617836 gene encoding uncharacterized WD repeat-containing protein C2A9.03-like isoform X2, protein MSYHQGYQFDYMVDEGDMSDFVEDVEEENQGGDMGLDEYDMLTKVSDTSSAQARKGKDIQGIPWERLNITREKYRLTRLEQYRNYENIPLSGEAVDKYVFNFDQECKQMQKGGSYYDFFHNTRLVKPTILHFQLRNLVWATSKHDVYLMSNFSVMHWSSLSGNLSEVLNFAGHVAPTEVVQPPVHNVYDLVSLKENKKHAGSLLEGFMQTQISTLAVKDNFLVAGGFQGELTCKSLDKQGVSFCTRTTHDDNAITNAVEIYDRLGGGMHFMASNNDCGIREYDMEKFQLLNHFRFPWPVNHTSISPDRRLVAVVGDHVDALLMDSQNGKTIAKVVGHLDYSFASAWHPDGRIFATGNQDKTSRVWDIRNLSLPVAVLKNNLGAARSIRFSSDGQFMVVAEPADFVHIYSTKADYKVRQEIDFFGEISGVSMSPDDESLYIGIWDRTYASLLQYSRRHTYGYLDSYF, encoded by the exons ATGTCTTACCATCAGGGCTATCAATTCGATTATATGGTGGATGAAGGGGACATGTCTGATTTTGTCGAGGATGTGGAGGAAGAAAATCAAGGTGGAGATATGGGTCTTGATGAATATGACATG CTAACCAAAGTGTCAGATACGTCATCTGCACAAGCGAGAAAGGGAAAGGACATTCAAGGTATTCCATGGGAAAGGTTGAACATAACAAGGGAAAAATACAGATTGACGAGGCTAGAACAGTACAGGAATTATGAGAACATCCCTTTATCTGGGGAAGCTGTGGACAAG TATGTGTTTAACTTTGACCAGGAGTGCAAACAAATGCAGAAAGGTGGAAGCTACTATGACTTCTTCCATAATACAAGACTGGTTAAACCTACAATCCTTCATTTCCAG CTGAGAAATTTGGTTTGGGCCACTTCAAAGCATGATGTCTACCTCATGTCCAACTTTTCAGTCATGCATTGGTCTTCTCTATCTGGGAATTTGTctgaggttctcaattttgcaGGACATGTTGCCCCAACAGAGGTAGTACAACCTCCTGTACATAATGTGTATGATCTAGTTTctttgaaagaaaataaa AAACATGCAGGAAGTTTATTGGAGGGTTTTATGCAGACTCAGATAAGCACACTGGCAGTCAAGGACAATTTTCTTGTTGCTGGTGGCTTTCAAGGAGAGCTTACTTGTAAA TCTCTTGATAAACAAGGAGTAAGTTTCTGTACCCGGACCACACATGATGACAATGCCATCACAAATGCTGTTGAAATATACGATAGATTGGG GGGTGGAATGCATTTCATGGCATCCAATAATGACTGCGGCATAAGAGAATATGACATGGAGAAGTTTCAGCTTTTGAATCACTTTCGTTTCCCTTGGCCAGTGAAT CATACATCAATAAGCCCAGATCGTAGGCTTGTTGCCGTTGTTGGTGATCATGTAGATGCATTGCTCATGGATTCGCAGAATGGGAAG ACTATTGCTAAGGTCGTTGGTCATCTGGATTACTCTTTTGCGTCAGCATGGCATCCTGATGGTCGCATATTTGCCACCGGAAACCAGGACAAGACTTCCCGAGTCTGGGACATAAGAAATCTGTCATTGCCAGTTGCTGTTCTGAAGAATAACTTGGGTGCTGCTAGGTCAATTCGCTTTTCATCTGATGGTCAGTTCATGGTGGTTGCCGAACCTGCGGATTTTGTGCATATATACAGCACAAAGGCAGATTACAAAGTGCGGCAAGAGATTGATTTCTTTGGGGAGATATCCGGTGTATCAATGAGTCCTGATGACGAGTCTCTGTATATAGGAATCTGGGACCGAACATACGCCAGCTTGCTACAGTATAGCAGGAGGCATACGTACGGATATCTGGATTCCTATTTTTGA
- the LOC126617836 gene encoding uncharacterized WD repeat-containing protein C2A9.03-like isoform X6 produces the protein MSYHQGYQFDYMVDEGDMSDFVEDVEEENQGGDMGLDEYDMLTKVSDTSSAQARKGKDIQGIPWERLNITREKYRLTRLEQYRNYENIPLSGEAVDKYVFNFDQECKQMQKGGSYYDFFHNTRLVKPTILHFQLRNLVWATSKHDVYLMSNFSVMHWSSLSGNLSEVLNFAGHVAPTEKHAGSLLEGFMQTQISTLAVKDNFLVAGGFQGELTCKSLDKQGVSFCTRTTHDDNAITNAVEIYDRLGGGMHFMASNNDCGIREYDMEKFQLLNHFRFPWPVNHTSISPDRRLVAVVGDHVDALLMDSQNGKTIAKVVGHLDYSFASAWHPDGRIFATGNQDKTSRVWDIRNLSLPVAVLKNNLGAARSIRFSSDGQFMVVAEPADFVHIYSTKADYKVRQEIDFFGEISGVSMSPDDESLYIGIWDRTYASLLQYSRRHTYGYLDSYF, from the exons ATGTCTTACCATCAGGGCTATCAATTCGATTATATGGTGGATGAAGGGGACATGTCTGATTTTGTCGAGGATGTGGAGGAAGAAAATCAAGGTGGAGATATGGGTCTTGATGAATATGACATG CTAACCAAAGTGTCAGATACGTCATCTGCACAAGCGAGAAAGGGAAAGGACATTCAAGGTATTCCATGGGAAAGGTTGAACATAACAAGGGAAAAATACAGATTGACGAGGCTAGAACAGTACAGGAATTATGAGAACATCCCTTTATCTGGGGAAGCTGTGGACAAG TATGTGTTTAACTTTGACCAGGAGTGCAAACAAATGCAGAAAGGTGGAAGCTACTATGACTTCTTCCATAATACAAGACTGGTTAAACCTACAATCCTTCATTTCCAG CTGAGAAATTTGGTTTGGGCCACTTCAAAGCATGATGTCTACCTCATGTCCAACTTTTCAGTCATGCATTGGTCTTCTCTATCTGGGAATTTGTctgaggttctcaattttgcaGGACATGTTGCCCCAACAGAG AAACATGCAGGAAGTTTATTGGAGGGTTTTATGCAGACTCAGATAAGCACACTGGCAGTCAAGGACAATTTTCTTGTTGCTGGTGGCTTTCAAGGAGAGCTTACTTGTAAA TCTCTTGATAAACAAGGAGTAAGTTTCTGTACCCGGACCACACATGATGACAATGCCATCACAAATGCTGTTGAAATATACGATAGATTGGG GGGTGGAATGCATTTCATGGCATCCAATAATGACTGCGGCATAAGAGAATATGACATGGAGAAGTTTCAGCTTTTGAATCACTTTCGTTTCCCTTGGCCAGTGAAT CATACATCAATAAGCCCAGATCGTAGGCTTGTTGCCGTTGTTGGTGATCATGTAGATGCATTGCTCATGGATTCGCAGAATGGGAAG ACTATTGCTAAGGTCGTTGGTCATCTGGATTACTCTTTTGCGTCAGCATGGCATCCTGATGGTCGCATATTTGCCACCGGAAACCAGGACAAGACTTCCCGAGTCTGGGACATAAGAAATCTGTCATTGCCAGTTGCTGTTCTGAAGAATAACTTGGGTGCTGCTAGGTCAATTCGCTTTTCATCTGATGGTCAGTTCATGGTGGTTGCCGAACCTGCGGATTTTGTGCATATATACAGCACAAAGGCAGATTACAAAGTGCGGCAAGAGATTGATTTCTTTGGGGAGATATCCGGTGTATCAATGAGTCCTGATGACGAGTCTCTGTATATAGGAATCTGGGACCGAACATACGCCAGCTTGCTACAGTATAGCAGGAGGCATACGTACGGATATCTGGATTCCTATTTTTGA
- the LOC126617836 gene encoding uncharacterized WD repeat-containing protein C2A9.03-like isoform X4 yields the protein MSYHQGYQFDYMVDEGDMSDFVEDVEEENQGGDMGLDEYDMLTKVSDTSSAQARKGKDIQGIPWERLNITREKYRLTRLEQYRNYENIPLSGEAVDKECKQMQKGGSYYDFFHNTRLVKPTILHFQLRNLVWATSKHDVYLMSNFSVMHWSSLSGNLSEVLNFAGHVAPTEVVQPPVHNVYDLVSLKENKKHAGSLLEGFMQTQISTLAVKDNFLVAGGFQGELTCKSLDKQGVSFCTRTTHDDNAITNAVEIYDRLGGGMHFMASNNDCGIREYDMEKFQLLNHFRFPWPVNHTSISPDRRLVAVVGDHVDALLMDSQNGKTIAKVVGHLDYSFASAWHPDGRIFATGNQDKTSRVWDIRNLSLPVAVLKNNLGAARSIRFSSDGQFMVVAEPADFVHIYSTKADYKVRQEIDFFGEISGVSMSPDDESLYIGIWDRTYASLLQYSRRHTYGYLDSYF from the exons ATGTCTTACCATCAGGGCTATCAATTCGATTATATGGTGGATGAAGGGGACATGTCTGATTTTGTCGAGGATGTGGAGGAAGAAAATCAAGGTGGAGATATGGGTCTTGATGAATATGACATG CTAACCAAAGTGTCAGATACGTCATCTGCACAAGCGAGAAAGGGAAAGGACATTCAAGGTATTCCATGGGAAAGGTTGAACATAACAAGGGAAAAATACAGATTGACGAGGCTAGAACAGTACAGGAATTATGAGAACATCCCTTTATCTGGGGAAGCTGTGGACAAG GAGTGCAAACAAATGCAGAAAGGTGGAAGCTACTATGACTTCTTCCATAATACAAGACTGGTTAAACCTACAATCCTTCATTTCCAG CTGAGAAATTTGGTTTGGGCCACTTCAAAGCATGATGTCTACCTCATGTCCAACTTTTCAGTCATGCATTGGTCTTCTCTATCTGGGAATTTGTctgaggttctcaattttgcaGGACATGTTGCCCCAACAGAGGTAGTACAACCTCCTGTACATAATGTGTATGATCTAGTTTctttgaaagaaaataaa AAACATGCAGGAAGTTTATTGGAGGGTTTTATGCAGACTCAGATAAGCACACTGGCAGTCAAGGACAATTTTCTTGTTGCTGGTGGCTTTCAAGGAGAGCTTACTTGTAAA TCTCTTGATAAACAAGGAGTAAGTTTCTGTACCCGGACCACACATGATGACAATGCCATCACAAATGCTGTTGAAATATACGATAGATTGGG GGGTGGAATGCATTTCATGGCATCCAATAATGACTGCGGCATAAGAGAATATGACATGGAGAAGTTTCAGCTTTTGAATCACTTTCGTTTCCCTTGGCCAGTGAAT CATACATCAATAAGCCCAGATCGTAGGCTTGTTGCCGTTGTTGGTGATCATGTAGATGCATTGCTCATGGATTCGCAGAATGGGAAG ACTATTGCTAAGGTCGTTGGTCATCTGGATTACTCTTTTGCGTCAGCATGGCATCCTGATGGTCGCATATTTGCCACCGGAAACCAGGACAAGACTTCCCGAGTCTGGGACATAAGAAATCTGTCATTGCCAGTTGCTGTTCTGAAGAATAACTTGGGTGCTGCTAGGTCAATTCGCTTTTCATCTGATGGTCAGTTCATGGTGGTTGCCGAACCTGCGGATTTTGTGCATATATACAGCACAAAGGCAGATTACAAAGTGCGGCAAGAGATTGATTTCTTTGGGGAGATATCCGGTGTATCAATGAGTCCTGATGACGAGTCTCTGTATATAGGAATCTGGGACCGAACATACGCCAGCTTGCTACAGTATAGCAGGAGGCATACGTACGGATATCTGGATTCCTATTTTTGA
- the LOC126617836 gene encoding uncharacterized WD repeat-containing protein C2A9.03-like isoform X7: protein MSYHQGYQFDYMVDEGDMSDFVEDVEEENQGGDMGLDEYDMFEQLTKVSDTSSAQARKGKDIQGIPWERLNITREKYRLTRLEQYRNYENIPLSGEAVDKECKQMQKGGSYYDFFHNTRLVKPTILHFQLRNLVWATSKHDVYLMSNFSVMHWSSLSGNLSEVLNFAGHVAPTEKHAGSLLEGFMQTQISTLAVKDNFLVAGGFQGELTCKSLDKQGVSFCTRTTHDDNAITNAVEIYDRLGGGMHFMASNNDCGIREYDMEKFQLLNHFRFPWPVNHTSISPDRRLVAVVGDHVDALLMDSQNGKTIAKVVGHLDYSFASAWHPDGRIFATGNQDKTSRVWDIRNLSLPVAVLKNNLGAARSIRFSSDGQFMVVAEPADFVHIYSTKADYKVRQEIDFFGEISGVSMSPDDESLYIGIWDRTYASLLQYSRRHTYGYLDSYF, encoded by the exons ATGTCTTACCATCAGGGCTATCAATTCGATTATATGGTGGATGAAGGGGACATGTCTGATTTTGTCGAGGATGTGGAGGAAGAAAATCAAGGTGGAGATATGGGTCTTGATGAATATGACATG tttGAGCAGCTAACCAAAGTGTCAGATACGTCATCTGCACAAGCGAGAAAGGGAAAGGACATTCAAGGTATTCCATGGGAAAGGTTGAACATAACAAGGGAAAAATACAGATTGACGAGGCTAGAACAGTACAGGAATTATGAGAACATCCCTTTATCTGGGGAAGCTGTGGACAAG GAGTGCAAACAAATGCAGAAAGGTGGAAGCTACTATGACTTCTTCCATAATACAAGACTGGTTAAACCTACAATCCTTCATTTCCAG CTGAGAAATTTGGTTTGGGCCACTTCAAAGCATGATGTCTACCTCATGTCCAACTTTTCAGTCATGCATTGGTCTTCTCTATCTGGGAATTTGTctgaggttctcaattttgcaGGACATGTTGCCCCAACAGAG AAACATGCAGGAAGTTTATTGGAGGGTTTTATGCAGACTCAGATAAGCACACTGGCAGTCAAGGACAATTTTCTTGTTGCTGGTGGCTTTCAAGGAGAGCTTACTTGTAAA TCTCTTGATAAACAAGGAGTAAGTTTCTGTACCCGGACCACACATGATGACAATGCCATCACAAATGCTGTTGAAATATACGATAGATTGGG GGGTGGAATGCATTTCATGGCATCCAATAATGACTGCGGCATAAGAGAATATGACATGGAGAAGTTTCAGCTTTTGAATCACTTTCGTTTCCCTTGGCCAGTGAAT CATACATCAATAAGCCCAGATCGTAGGCTTGTTGCCGTTGTTGGTGATCATGTAGATGCATTGCTCATGGATTCGCAGAATGGGAAG ACTATTGCTAAGGTCGTTGGTCATCTGGATTACTCTTTTGCGTCAGCATGGCATCCTGATGGTCGCATATTTGCCACCGGAAACCAGGACAAGACTTCCCGAGTCTGGGACATAAGAAATCTGTCATTGCCAGTTGCTGTTCTGAAGAATAACTTGGGTGCTGCTAGGTCAATTCGCTTTTCATCTGATGGTCAGTTCATGGTGGTTGCCGAACCTGCGGATTTTGTGCATATATACAGCACAAAGGCAGATTACAAAGTGCGGCAAGAGATTGATTTCTTTGGGGAGATATCCGGTGTATCAATGAGTCCTGATGACGAGTCTCTGTATATAGGAATCTGGGACCGAACATACGCCAGCTTGCTACAGTATAGCAGGAGGCATACGTACGGATATCTGGATTCCTATTTTTGA
- the LOC126617836 gene encoding uncharacterized WD repeat-containing protein C2A9.03-like isoform X1 yields MSYHQGYQFDYMVDEGDMSDFVEDVEEENQGGDMGLDEYDMFEQLTKVSDTSSAQARKGKDIQGIPWERLNITREKYRLTRLEQYRNYENIPLSGEAVDKYVFNFDQECKQMQKGGSYYDFFHNTRLVKPTILHFQLRNLVWATSKHDVYLMSNFSVMHWSSLSGNLSEVLNFAGHVAPTEVVQPPVHNVYDLVSLKENKKHAGSLLEGFMQTQISTLAVKDNFLVAGGFQGELTCKSLDKQGVSFCTRTTHDDNAITNAVEIYDRLGGGMHFMASNNDCGIREYDMEKFQLLNHFRFPWPVNHTSISPDRRLVAVVGDHVDALLMDSQNGKTIAKVVGHLDYSFASAWHPDGRIFATGNQDKTSRVWDIRNLSLPVAVLKNNLGAARSIRFSSDGQFMVVAEPADFVHIYSTKADYKVRQEIDFFGEISGVSMSPDDESLYIGIWDRTYASLLQYSRRHTYGYLDSYF; encoded by the exons ATGTCTTACCATCAGGGCTATCAATTCGATTATATGGTGGATGAAGGGGACATGTCTGATTTTGTCGAGGATGTGGAGGAAGAAAATCAAGGTGGAGATATGGGTCTTGATGAATATGACATG tttGAGCAGCTAACCAAAGTGTCAGATACGTCATCTGCACAAGCGAGAAAGGGAAAGGACATTCAAGGTATTCCATGGGAAAGGTTGAACATAACAAGGGAAAAATACAGATTGACGAGGCTAGAACAGTACAGGAATTATGAGAACATCCCTTTATCTGGGGAAGCTGTGGACAAG TATGTGTTTAACTTTGACCAGGAGTGCAAACAAATGCAGAAAGGTGGAAGCTACTATGACTTCTTCCATAATACAAGACTGGTTAAACCTACAATCCTTCATTTCCAG CTGAGAAATTTGGTTTGGGCCACTTCAAAGCATGATGTCTACCTCATGTCCAACTTTTCAGTCATGCATTGGTCTTCTCTATCTGGGAATTTGTctgaggttctcaattttgcaGGACATGTTGCCCCAACAGAGGTAGTACAACCTCCTGTACATAATGTGTATGATCTAGTTTctttgaaagaaaataaa AAACATGCAGGAAGTTTATTGGAGGGTTTTATGCAGACTCAGATAAGCACACTGGCAGTCAAGGACAATTTTCTTGTTGCTGGTGGCTTTCAAGGAGAGCTTACTTGTAAA TCTCTTGATAAACAAGGAGTAAGTTTCTGTACCCGGACCACACATGATGACAATGCCATCACAAATGCTGTTGAAATATACGATAGATTGGG GGGTGGAATGCATTTCATGGCATCCAATAATGACTGCGGCATAAGAGAATATGACATGGAGAAGTTTCAGCTTTTGAATCACTTTCGTTTCCCTTGGCCAGTGAAT CATACATCAATAAGCCCAGATCGTAGGCTTGTTGCCGTTGTTGGTGATCATGTAGATGCATTGCTCATGGATTCGCAGAATGGGAAG ACTATTGCTAAGGTCGTTGGTCATCTGGATTACTCTTTTGCGTCAGCATGGCATCCTGATGGTCGCATATTTGCCACCGGAAACCAGGACAAGACTTCCCGAGTCTGGGACATAAGAAATCTGTCATTGCCAGTTGCTGTTCTGAAGAATAACTTGGGTGCTGCTAGGTCAATTCGCTTTTCATCTGATGGTCAGTTCATGGTGGTTGCCGAACCTGCGGATTTTGTGCATATATACAGCACAAAGGCAGATTACAAAGTGCGGCAAGAGATTGATTTCTTTGGGGAGATATCCGGTGTATCAATGAGTCCTGATGACGAGTCTCTGTATATAGGAATCTGGGACCGAACATACGCCAGCTTGCTACAGTATAGCAGGAGGCATACGTACGGATATCTGGATTCCTATTTTTGA